From Bicyclus anynana chromosome 18, ilBicAnyn1.1, whole genome shotgun sequence, a single genomic window includes:
- the LOC112052337 gene encoding uncharacterized protein LOC112052337 isoform X2 has translation MSDDDQSSESGTTLGAVQVLSQLQIVDMPPAKRSKLSDTILPDGGDTSSDEAFKYVQVLDSDKNVVVDLLNLTLVKCDDGQESYRLVTQEEAESGGEGEETVTCVLSNDDGDEHENNSYVVIDGNEGPVVFLQSSLPQSKTPPEPEKPKEQTALTPVEILERAKSLQKAKALMSLHTTPTRGRRRKTQLPPPHELLASPHFRLYLYSCKLCSFKCNAIKELTAHKAAEHAGGAGKWRAGCRASTIMLQCARCPFRGNTHSQLMKHVKDKHLEVTTVSTSKGLLESPEVSEADVLVCGACGFESSLRHEFKLHIEEEHGVSAC, from the exons ATGTCAGATGACGATCAATCTTCAGAATCTGGAACTACGTTGGGGGCCGTTCAAGTATTAA gCCAATTACAAATTGTGGATATGCCGCCTGCAAAAAGAAGTAAA TTATCAGACACCATCCTACCAGACGGAGGGGACACGAGCAGCGATGAAGCCTTCAAATATGTGCAGGTGCTGGACTCGGACAAGAATGTAGTCGTTGACTTGCTCAACTTGACGTTGGTTAA ATGTGACGATGGACAGGAGTCGTACCGGCTGGTGACTCAGGAGGAGGCGGAGAGCGGTGGGGAGGGGGAGGAGACCGTCACCTGCGTGCTCTCCAACGATGATGGAGACG AGCACGAGAACAACTCGTACGTGGTGATAGACGGCAACGAAGGGCCCGTCGTGTTCCTACAGTCGAGTCTGCCGCAGTCCAAAACACCACCCGAACCAGAAAAACCCAAAGAG CAAACAGCACTGACGCCGGTGGAAATATTGGAAAGAGCTAAATCATTACAAAAAGCAAA GGCGCTAATGTCGCTCCACACGACGCCGACGCGCGGGCGGCGCCGCAAGACGCAGCTGCCGCCGCCGCACGAGCTGCTCGCGTCGCCGCACTTCCGCCTGTACCTGTACTCGTGCAAGCTGTGCAGCTTCAAGTGCAACGCCATCAAGGAGCTCACCGCGCACAAG GCGGCCGAGcacgcgggcggcgcgggcaaGTGGCGCGCGGGCTGCCGCGCCTCCACCATCATGCTGCAGTGCGCGCGCTGCCCCTTTCGCGGGAACACGCACTCGCAG ctAATGAAACACGTGAAAGACAAACATTTAGAAGTGACCACAGTGAGCACAA GTAAAGGACTGCTGGAGAGCCCGGAGGTGAGCGAGGCGGACGTGCTGGTGTGCGGCGCGTGCGGGTTCGAGTCCTCGCTGAGGCACGAGTTCAAGCTGCACATCGAGGAGGAGCACGGAGTTAGTGCGTGCTAG
- the LOC112052337 gene encoding uncharacterized protein LOC112052337 isoform X1: MSDDDQSSESGTTLGAVQVLTEYKDGQLQIVDMPPAKRSKLSDTILPDGGDTSSDEAFKYVQVLDSDKNVVVDLLNLTLVKCDDGQESYRLVTQEEAESGGEGEETVTCVLSNDDGDEHENNSYVVIDGNEGPVVFLQSSLPQSKTPPEPEKPKEQTALTPVEILERAKSLQKAKALMSLHTTPTRGRRRKTQLPPPHELLASPHFRLYLYSCKLCSFKCNAIKELTAHKAAEHAGGAGKWRAGCRASTIMLQCARCPFRGNTHSQLMKHVKDKHLEVTTVSTSKGLLESPEVSEADVLVCGACGFESSLRHEFKLHIEEEHGVSAC; this comes from the exons ATGTCAGATGACGATCAATCTTCAGAATCTGGAACTACGTTGGGGGCCGTTCAAGTATTAA CAGAATATAAAGATG gCCAATTACAAATTGTGGATATGCCGCCTGCAAAAAGAAGTAAA TTATCAGACACCATCCTACCAGACGGAGGGGACACGAGCAGCGATGAAGCCTTCAAATATGTGCAGGTGCTGGACTCGGACAAGAATGTAGTCGTTGACTTGCTCAACTTGACGTTGGTTAA ATGTGACGATGGACAGGAGTCGTACCGGCTGGTGACTCAGGAGGAGGCGGAGAGCGGTGGGGAGGGGGAGGAGACCGTCACCTGCGTGCTCTCCAACGATGATGGAGACG AGCACGAGAACAACTCGTACGTGGTGATAGACGGCAACGAAGGGCCCGTCGTGTTCCTACAGTCGAGTCTGCCGCAGTCCAAAACACCACCCGAACCAGAAAAACCCAAAGAG CAAACAGCACTGACGCCGGTGGAAATATTGGAAAGAGCTAAATCATTACAAAAAGCAAA GGCGCTAATGTCGCTCCACACGACGCCGACGCGCGGGCGGCGCCGCAAGACGCAGCTGCCGCCGCCGCACGAGCTGCTCGCGTCGCCGCACTTCCGCCTGTACCTGTACTCGTGCAAGCTGTGCAGCTTCAAGTGCAACGCCATCAAGGAGCTCACCGCGCACAAG GCGGCCGAGcacgcgggcggcgcgggcaaGTGGCGCGCGGGCTGCCGCGCCTCCACCATCATGCTGCAGTGCGCGCGCTGCCCCTTTCGCGGGAACACGCACTCGCAG ctAATGAAACACGTGAAAGACAAACATTTAGAAGTGACCACAGTGAGCACAA GTAAAGGACTGCTGGAGAGCCCGGAGGTGAGCGAGGCGGACGTGCTGGTGTGCGGCGCGTGCGGGTTCGAGTCCTCGCTGAGGCACGAGTTCAAGCTGCACATCGAGGAGGAGCACGGAGTTAGTGCGTGCTAG
- the LOC112052337 gene encoding uncharacterized protein LOC112052337 isoform X3: MSDDDQSSESGTTLGAVQVLTEYKDGQLQIVDMPPAKRSKLSDTILPDGGDTSSDEAFKYVQVLDSDKNVVVDLLNLTLVKCDDGQESYRLVTQEEAESGGEGEETVTCVLSNDDGDEHENNSYVVIDGNEGPVVFLQSSLPQSKTPPEPEKPKEQTALTPVEILERAKSLQKAKALMSLHTTPTRGRRRKTQLPPPHELLASPHFRLYLYSCKLCSFKCNAIKELTAHKLMKHVKDKHLEVTTVSTSKGLLESPEVSEADVLVCGACGFESSLRHEFKLHIEEEHGVSAC; this comes from the exons ATGTCAGATGACGATCAATCTTCAGAATCTGGAACTACGTTGGGGGCCGTTCAAGTATTAA CAGAATATAAAGATG gCCAATTACAAATTGTGGATATGCCGCCTGCAAAAAGAAGTAAA TTATCAGACACCATCCTACCAGACGGAGGGGACACGAGCAGCGATGAAGCCTTCAAATATGTGCAGGTGCTGGACTCGGACAAGAATGTAGTCGTTGACTTGCTCAACTTGACGTTGGTTAA ATGTGACGATGGACAGGAGTCGTACCGGCTGGTGACTCAGGAGGAGGCGGAGAGCGGTGGGGAGGGGGAGGAGACCGTCACCTGCGTGCTCTCCAACGATGATGGAGACG AGCACGAGAACAACTCGTACGTGGTGATAGACGGCAACGAAGGGCCCGTCGTGTTCCTACAGTCGAGTCTGCCGCAGTCCAAAACACCACCCGAACCAGAAAAACCCAAAGAG CAAACAGCACTGACGCCGGTGGAAATATTGGAAAGAGCTAAATCATTACAAAAAGCAAA GGCGCTAATGTCGCTCCACACGACGCCGACGCGCGGGCGGCGCCGCAAGACGCAGCTGCCGCCGCCGCACGAGCTGCTCGCGTCGCCGCACTTCCGCCTGTACCTGTACTCGTGCAAGCTGTGCAGCTTCAAGTGCAACGCCATCAAGGAGCTCACCGCGCACAAG ctAATGAAACACGTGAAAGACAAACATTTAGAAGTGACCACAGTGAGCACAA GTAAAGGACTGCTGGAGAGCCCGGAGGTGAGCGAGGCGGACGTGCTGGTGTGCGGCGCGTGCGGGTTCGAGTCCTCGCTGAGGCACGAGTTCAAGCTGCACATCGAGGAGGAGCACGGAGTTAGTGCGTGCTAG